One genomic region from Leptolyngbyaceae cyanobacterium JSC-12 encodes:
- a CDS encoding hypothetical protein (IMG reference gene:2510094541), which translates to MVIDDFKNLSKQIAEEDWFSRGKADALMGYSKRPPEIDPEQASLYDLGYGEGTIQHSLAQITTLSVDKMARDE; encoded by the coding sequence ATGGTGATCGATGACTTTAAGAACTTATCAAAGCAAATTGCTGAGGAAGATTGGTTTAGCCGTGGCAAAGCTGATGCACTGATGGGTTACTCCAAGCGTCCTCCTGAAATAGATCCAGAACAAGCGAGCTTGTATGATCTAGGCTATGGAGAGGGGACTATCCAGCATTCACTTGCTCAAATTACAACACTATCAGTCGATAAGATGGCAAGGGACGAATAG
- a CDS encoding hypothetical protein (IMG reference gene:2510094537): protein MTTASLPDYTNLSATVPMAESIIEVLSYNGPREVLLNSPTLLKGTYDPQRIAQIDLVAEDKFPLTVTLNPAGKIWQCNLEKGFQSPGARWLRLKGKDTGGKEVASTVIYLTVSNNPLMLGQLILTILQTTLFKAQPIDSSRLTAQQKATVNAGQTFEVVRYGYEDGHLRLELKDAIAPVGKFGYIYEDFAELKKGTNILRFEIGDVPMTPLSAVALIVTPTVIKARPVDVAMLQPNQKVDLLQGQSLRIVGYACTRGHFRVTLAEALPGFGNTGFIYWQHVQLKRGQDVIPYDPAALTIAATKSTIFKKRPVDSAKLSNQEKHNFPQGDYYGVSSYLLEAGHIKVSLTEELPGFGNTAYVFPGFVQMKRGSQVLNPFPPQVEMSIPYFSQRDNPRSPDATCNVTAVAMALYYLGIRSKSGRQLEDELLQWVINKYGSDRQTDNNILAELIKAYGFSKSSFSTQRKWAEVKTELASRRPVVLGGDFTASGHIVCLIGYAPQGYIVNDPWGNALTGYTSYDGRKLLYPYTYMDRVAGPDGRVWAHFFAK from the coding sequence ATGACGACCGCATCACTGCCAGACTATACCAATCTGTCTGCAACAGTGCCGATGGCTGAAAGCATAATAGAGGTACTCAGTTACAACGGTCCGCGTGAGGTATTGCTAAATTCACCAACGTTGTTAAAAGGAACGTACGATCCTCAACGCATTGCCCAAATTGATCTAGTTGCAGAAGATAAATTTCCTCTTACCGTCACTCTAAATCCGGCAGGCAAAATCTGGCAGTGCAATTTGGAGAAAGGTTTTCAGTCCCCCGGTGCTCGTTGGTTACGGCTTAAAGGCAAGGATACTGGCGGGAAAGAGGTGGCAAGCACTGTGATTTACCTGACGGTAAGTAATAATCCGTTGATGTTGGGACAATTAATTCTCACAATCTTGCAAACTACTCTGTTTAAGGCACAACCAATTGATTCTAGTCGTTTGACTGCTCAACAAAAAGCCACAGTGAATGCAGGGCAAACCTTTGAGGTGGTGCGCTATGGCTATGAAGACGGACATCTGAGACTGGAGTTGAAGGACGCGATCGCGCCTGTGGGCAAATTTGGCTATATTTACGAAGACTTCGCTGAACTGAAGAAAGGCACAAATATCCTGCGGTTTGAAATTGGCGATGTGCCAATGACCCCGCTTAGTGCTGTTGCTCTCATAGTTACGCCAACGGTTATTAAAGCTAGACCTGTAGATGTAGCAATGCTACAACCTAATCAAAAAGTAGACTTGCTGCAAGGGCAATCACTGCGAATTGTAGGCTATGCCTGTACCCGTGGGCATTTTCGCGTTACCCTGGCAGAGGCTTTACCAGGATTTGGCAATACAGGATTTATCTACTGGCAACATGTGCAATTAAAGCGGGGTCAGGATGTCATTCCCTATGACCCAGCAGCCCTGACGATCGCAGCAACCAAATCTACTATCTTCAAAAAGCGTCCGGTTGACTCTGCGAAACTCAGTAACCAGGAAAAACACAACTTTCCACAAGGTGACTACTACGGCGTTTCCAGCTATTTGTTAGAAGCAGGACATATTAAAGTTTCACTCACCGAAGAACTACCAGGATTCGGCAATACAGCCTATGTGTTTCCAGGCTTTGTGCAAATGAAGCGGGGTAGTCAAGTTCTTAATCCGTTTCCGCCTCAGGTGGAAATGAGTATTCCTTATTTTTCGCAACGTGATAATCCGAGATCGCCTGATGCCACCTGTAATGTAACTGCTGTTGCAATGGCGCTTTACTACCTTGGGATTCGCTCTAAAAGTGGCAGGCAACTGGAGGATGAACTGCTGCAATGGGTAATTAATAAATACGGTAGCGATCGCCAAACGGATAACAACATCCTGGCAGAACTGATTAAAGCCTATGGATTTTCCAAATCCAGCTTTTCCACTCAGCGCAAGTGGGCAGAAGTGAAAACAGAGCTAGCAAGTCGTCGCCCGGTCGTCTTGGGTGGAGACTTTACTGCCAGTGGTCACATTGTTTGCTTAATCGGCTACGCTCCTCAAGGCTATATTGTCAATGACCCCTGGGGAAATGCTCTTACAGGATATACCAGCTACGACGGGCGTAAGCTCTTGTATCCTTATACTTACATGGATCGCGTTGCCGGACCGGATGGTAGAGTGTGGGCGCATTTCTTTGCGAAATAG
- a CDS encoding hypothetical protein (IMG reference gene:2510094539): MDKRLGKAMKLETEFRVRLQLMQLEQVFQKPALDVAVKTLPQSASSNWIKLVQPPNPFCDNEALLLCQYSNDEWLAWVPNLGEIILNEDEFCFP, encoded by the coding sequence ATGGATAAGAGGCTGGGGAAAGCAATGAAACTAGAAACTGAATTTCGTGTCCGTCTGCAACTTATGCAGTTGGAGCAAGTCTTTCAAAAACCGGCTTTGGATGTGGCAGTGAAAACTCTACCCCAGTCTGCTTCCTCAAACTGGATAAAGCTGGTGCAGCCGCCCAACCCATTTTGTGACAATGAAGCATTGCTGTTATGCCAGTATTCCAATGATGAATGGCTTGCCTGGGTACCAAACCTGGGCGAAATTATCCTAAATGAGGATGAATTTTGTTTTCCATAG
- a CDS encoding Peroxiredoxin (IMG reference gene:2510094538~PFAM: AhpC/TSA family), with translation MPLAVGDTAPNFTVKDTNGNTVTLSDYAGKQVVLYFYPKDDTPGCTKEACSFRDNYQQYLSKGIAVFGVSLDDEASHQAFTSKFNLPFPLLADTDGAITKAYDVLGDYNGTPYAQRVTYVIGEDGKISQVFTTINTETHASDILAAIA, from the coding sequence ATGCCGCTTGCTGTTGGCGATACCGCCCCTAATTTCACCGTCAAAGATACCAACGGAAATACTGTCACGCTTTCCGATTACGCTGGAAAGCAAGTTGTGTTGTATTTTTATCCCAAAGATGATACGCCTGGTTGCACGAAAGAAGCATGCAGTTTCCGCGATAACTATCAGCAATATCTTAGTAAAGGCATCGCTGTTTTTGGCGTGAGTTTGGATGATGAAGCCTCGCATCAGGCATTCACCAGTAAATTTAACCTGCCGTTTCCCTTACTGGCAGATACCGATGGAGCCATCACCAAAGCCTACGACGTTCTGGGTGACTACAATGGTACACCCTATGCCCAACGGGTTACTTACGTGATTGGGGAAGACGGCAAAATTAGCCAGGTTTTCACCACGATCAACACTGAAACTCATGCGAGCGATATCCTTGCCGCGATCGCCTAG
- a CDS encoding chloride channel protein EriC (IMG reference gene:2510094540~PFAM: CBS domain; Voltage gated chloride channel; Universal stress protein family) codes for MLPSFATDVLSHLLKPKRLAILEAVLIGLVAAFAAVLLKQGVYWLSGWRVKESLLMPAWILLPLVGGVGGCLAGLLIERFAPEATGSGVPQVKAALAYIPITLDLRVGVVKILSTMLILGSGFVLGRQGPTVQIGAALAAQMSRWVPASPDHQRQLIAAGAAAGLAAGFDAPIAGVLFVIEELLHDVSSLTLGTAILASFTGGVVSRVLAGPSLNLGFDAALTNRTSFSPQEIPLLLLLGVLAGVFAAFFNRSILRCLGLTRRYVQFGLPWKIGLAGLISGSVIAVLPPMFRDTTTLQGFLTLETTRWGVTVGAFLVQFVLSILACSVEAPGGLFIPSLVLGAALGKLVGLGAANFWETNPNLYALAGMGAFFGAVAKVPITAIVIVFEITINYNLILPLMISAVVAYLVAERLAPGSLYTHLLELKGIHLKPDAINDGLWAKLSAAEVMQTKVETLDSRMTLDEVVAAFSKSHHRGFPVVDDHRLVGIVTQTDLDKMSHRQLSGKALLQEIMTPKPITVAPSDTLGRVLYLLSRYKLSRLPVVEHRKLVGIITRSDILRVESDKLRGESDKVGPQPEPSYVVYQTRSPATGNGRILLPLSNPQTADVLMKLALVMAREFNYEIECLRVIPVSRHHPPSEAVVKTTLSRRLLMRVAQQGTSWNVPVHTQIRAAHTVAEAVLETVKERHINLLLMGWKGSTSTPGRIFGDTVDNTIRQADCDVVLVKMGEQVSPIAKALNNTPQASVQATLQLAQMNRWLVPMGGGPNAEHAVKLLPALVAVSPQPRIRLCHIYHPQQEDYDPKVLEDDAIFLRQKTQGSVDVTSVCANSVVEAVVDMAQKDQCDVIVLGASREGLLQQAIHGNIPEAIARQSKCTVILVRKAIT; via the coding sequence ATGCTGCCGTCATTTGCGACAGATGTTTTAAGCCATCTATTAAAACCAAAGCGGCTTGCTATCCTTGAAGCCGTTCTGATTGGTTTAGTCGCTGCTTTTGCTGCGGTTTTGTTAAAACAAGGGGTTTATTGGTTAAGCGGATGGCGAGTTAAAGAATCATTACTGATGCCAGCCTGGATCTTGCTTCCTTTAGTTGGGGGGGTGGGTGGATGTTTAGCTGGATTATTAATTGAACGATTTGCTCCAGAGGCCACAGGCAGCGGTGTACCTCAGGTAAAGGCGGCATTAGCTTACATCCCAATCACCCTTGACTTGCGAGTGGGGGTTGTAAAGATCCTCAGTACGATGCTGATCTTAGGGTCCGGTTTTGTTTTGGGACGACAGGGCCCCACCGTTCAAATTGGAGCAGCCCTGGCAGCACAGATGAGTCGCTGGGTGCCTGCTTCCCCCGACCACCAACGACAACTCATTGCCGCGGGCGCAGCAGCAGGATTAGCGGCTGGCTTTGATGCTCCGATCGCAGGTGTGTTGTTTGTAATTGAAGAATTGCTGCATGATGTGTCTAGTTTGACGTTGGGCACTGCTATTCTCGCCTCGTTTACAGGAGGGGTGGTATCGCGTGTGTTAGCAGGACCCAGCTTAAATCTGGGATTTGATGCTGCCTTAACTAACCGCACTAGTTTTTCTCCTCAGGAAATTCCTCTCCTGCTATTGTTGGGGGTGCTCGCAGGCGTGTTTGCTGCATTTTTTAATCGCAGTATTTTGAGATGCTTGGGGTTAACCCGTCGGTATGTGCAGTTTGGCTTACCTTGGAAAATCGGGCTAGCAGGACTGATTTCAGGAAGTGTTATTGCTGTGTTGCCGCCGATGTTTCGAGATACTACAACCCTTCAAGGGTTTTTAACTCTGGAAACAACTCGTTGGGGTGTCACAGTTGGGGCATTTTTGGTGCAATTCGTTCTATCAATTCTAGCTTGCAGCGTCGAGGCACCCGGTGGCTTATTTATCCCTAGTTTAGTGTTGGGTGCGGCGTTGGGTAAGTTGGTAGGGCTGGGGGCAGCTAATTTTTGGGAGACTAACCCCAACTTGTATGCATTAGCTGGAATGGGGGCTTTTTTCGGCGCAGTTGCCAAAGTTCCAATTACAGCGATCGTCATCGTATTTGAAATTACGATTAATTACAATCTGATTCTGCCGTTGATGATTAGCGCAGTGGTGGCGTATCTGGTTGCAGAACGACTGGCACCAGGCTCTTTGTATACTCACTTGCTGGAGTTGAAAGGTATTCATCTCAAACCAGATGCGATTAATGATGGTCTGTGGGCAAAGCTAAGTGCGGCTGAGGTGATGCAAACCAAAGTTGAAACTTTAGATAGTCGCATGACTCTAGATGAAGTGGTTGCAGCATTTTCCAAGTCTCATCATCGCGGTTTTCCTGTAGTGGACGATCACAGGTTGGTTGGAATTGTGACTCAAACTGATCTTGATAAGATGAGCCACCGTCAGCTATCTGGCAAGGCGCTATTGCAGGAGATTATGACACCGAAACCGATTACGGTTGCTCCCAGTGATACGCTGGGGCGAGTGTTGTATTTGCTTTCGCGCTATAAACTCTCGCGATTACCTGTAGTAGAACATCGTAAGCTGGTTGGTATTATCACCCGCAGCGACATTTTGCGAGTTGAATCAGATAAGCTGCGGGGAGAATCAGATAAGGTGGGACCGCAACCAGAACCGTCTTACGTGGTATATCAAACGCGATCGCCTGCAACGGGTAATGGCAGAATTCTCCTACCCCTGAGCAACCCTCAAACGGCTGATGTGCTGATGAAGCTTGCGCTGGTGATGGCTCGTGAATTCAATTACGAAATTGAGTGTTTACGGGTTATTCCCGTCTCCCGTCACCATCCACCCTCTGAAGCCGTAGTCAAAACAACATTAAGTCGCCGTTTATTGATGCGAGTGGCACAACAAGGAACGAGTTGGAACGTTCCAGTACATACTCAGATACGTGCTGCCCATACTGTTGCCGAAGCGGTATTAGAAACGGTGAAAGAACGCCATATCAATTTGCTGCTTATGGGTTGGAAGGGAAGCACCTCTACACCTGGTCGCATTTTTGGAGATACGGTTGATAATACGATTCGGCAGGCAGACTGTGATGTGGTCTTAGTGAAAATGGGTGAGCAGGTTTCGCCGATCGCAAAAGCCCTGAATAACACCCCTCAAGCATCGGTTCAGGCAACCCTTCAACTTGCCCAAATGAATCGTTGGTTGGTGCCCATGGGTGGAGGACCGAACGCAGAACATGCAGTGAAGTTATTGCCTGCTCTGGTAGCAGTTAGCCCGCAACCGAGAATCCGCCTTTGTCATATCTACCACCCTCAGCAAGAAGACTATGATCCTAAAGTGTTAGAGGATGATGCAATTTTTCTGCGCCAAAAAACTCAGGGCAGTGTAGACGTTACATCCGTCTGCGCCAATTCGGTGGTTGAGGCAGTTGTGGATATGGCACAGAAAGATCAGTGTGATGTGATTGTGCTGGGTGCCAGTCGAGAGGGCCTGTTGCAACAGGCGATTCATGGCAATATCCCAGAAGCGATCGCACGACAATCTAAATGCACAGTAATTCTGGTCAGAAAGGCGATCACGTAA
- a CDS encoding DNA replication and repair protein RecF (IMG reference gene:2510094535~PFAM: RecF/RecN/SMC N terminal domain~TIGRFAM: recF protein) gives MYLRSLQLKQFRNYEEQQVTFTAPKTILVGDNAQGKSNLLEAVELLSTLRSHRTSRDRDLVREGSEIAQITANLEREVGSVDLSIVLRNNGRRTVAGNGQTFRRHLDFLGTLNLVQFSSLDLYLVRGGPEQRRHWLDSLLIQLEPVYAAILQQYNQVLRQRNALLRRQEVGETQGSGVRSQELGDTPSSVLSPLSSTLNTELALWDAQLAIAGTRVIRRRARVVKRLAPLANYWHHAISGSTEDLVVNYLPNVPLQQDEPELVQAAFLAKIQERAIAERYQGTTLVGPHRDEVEFSINQTSARQYGSQGQQRTLVLALKLAELKLIEEVIGEPPLLLLDDVLAELDLNRQNQLLDAIQDRFQTLITTTHLGSFDAQWLNSSQIFSVKAGQLYES, from the coding sequence ATGTACTTGCGATCGCTCCAGCTCAAACAGTTCCGCAATTATGAGGAGCAGCAAGTGACCTTCACAGCTCCCAAGACAATCTTGGTGGGCGATAATGCGCAGGGTAAATCGAACTTGCTGGAAGCGGTGGAGTTGTTGTCTACCTTACGATCACATCGCACTTCCCGCGATCGTGATTTAGTCCGAGAGGGTAGCGAGATTGCTCAAATCACCGCGAACCTAGAGCGAGAAGTCGGTTCAGTAGATCTTTCCATTGTGCTAAGAAATAATGGTCGTCGTACTGTTGCAGGGAATGGGCAAACCTTCAGACGGCACTTGGATTTTCTTGGAACTCTAAATCTTGTGCAATTTTCTAGCCTGGATTTGTATCTGGTACGGGGAGGTCCAGAACAACGCCGCCACTGGTTAGACTCACTGTTGATTCAGTTGGAACCTGTGTATGCTGCCATTTTGCAACAATACAACCAGGTATTGCGGCAGCGAAATGCGTTGTTGAGGAGGCAGGAAGTTGGGGAGACTCAGGGTTCAGGAGTTAGAAGTCAGGAATTAGGAGATACTCCATCCTCTGTCCTCAGCCCTCTGTCCTCAACGCTTAACACTGAACTAGCGCTATGGGATGCACAATTGGCGATCGCAGGAACGCGGGTTATTCGCAGGCGGGCGCGGGTAGTAAAGCGCTTGGCACCGTTGGCAAACTACTGGCATCATGCGATTAGTGGCAGCACAGAGGATTTAGTCGTGAATTACCTGCCTAATGTGCCACTGCAGCAAGATGAACCGGAACTGGTACAGGCAGCATTTTTGGCGAAAATTCAAGAGCGAGCGATCGCAGAACGCTATCAGGGAACCACGCTGGTAGGACCACATCGGGATGAGGTAGAGTTCAGCATTAATCAAACCTCTGCGCGTCAGTATGGCTCTCAAGGACAACAACGCACTCTTGTCTTAGCGTTGAAACTGGCAGAGCTAAAACTAATTGAAGAAGTGATTGGTGAACCGCCACTGTTGTTATTAGATGATGTACTGGCAGAACTTGACCTAAATCGCCAAAATCAATTACTGGATGCCATTCAAGATCGATTTCAAACACTCATTACAACGACTCATCTCGGTTCCTTCGATGCCCAATGGTTGAACTCATCCCAGATTTTCTCCGTTAAAGCTGGGCAGCTTTATGAGAGTTAA
- a CDS encoding collagenase-like protease (IMG reference gene:2510094533~PFAM: Collagenase; Peptidase family U32): MTLNAHTLSPFRDRLPELLAPAGNWDCAKAAIENGADAIYFGLERFNARIRAENFTEADLPELMAFLHRRGVKGYVTVNTLVFTEELPEVEQYLRSIIAAGVDAVIVQDVGICRLIRHLSPDFPIHASTQMTITSVAGVEFARNLGCQLVVLARECSIQELNKIQQQLRDRHFTLPLEVFVHGALCVAYSGQCLTSESLGGRSANRGECAQACRMPYELIADGKLVDLGDRKYLLSPQDLAGLEVLPDLIQAGVTCLKIEGRLKSPEYVANVTRVYRQALEQLKSQKVEGNGQELEVRSQKSGDAVGQGDKGGGKDRVNQRKLSSPSRLSIVSRERYQLEMAFSRGLYTGWFKGINNQELVHGRFGKKRGFYLGEVIRIQNDKVMLRLASTFNPQPLTSSPFPLKPGDGVVFDSGHPETEEAGGRIYAVEQRGQDAILTFGRGNVDLRKINVGDCVWKTSDPELDKHLRQSYAGDTPKFQRPIQIEVHGEIGQPLVAIARDELGHVVQVESEMSLMLAEKQPLTTERLQEQFSRLGNTPFRLEQLSNQLQGNVLLPVSELNRLRREIVTQLEKMRSHPKRWQLQSSVSWKDLLPSNDSTGANCQSSPQKPELIVLVRNLAQLQAALQAGVITLYCEFEDPRIYQEAMRMKAEDRYSSSPSPQIFVASPRITKPGENWILKQVRSCNADGYLIRNYDQLQFFRGDRCIGDFSLNVANPLTASYFKQEFGLERLTASYDLNIQQLENLLKHSPQNWFEITIHQHMPMFHMEHCVFCAFLSDGTDYTNCGRPCETHEVKLRDRVGTEHILLADAGCRNTVFNGVPQTGAESVRRLLQLGQRQFRVEFLNESPTQVTKTIQHYRNLLQGTITGTQLWKELKLHSQLGVTRGAIAI, encoded by the coding sequence ATGACACTCAATGCCCACACGTTAAGCCCATTTCGCGATCGCCTTCCAGAACTACTGGCACCAGCAGGTAATTGGGACTGTGCCAAAGCGGCTATAGAAAACGGCGCAGATGCCATTTACTTTGGGTTGGAGCGATTTAATGCCCGGATACGGGCGGAAAACTTCACCGAGGCAGATTTACCTGAATTGATGGCATTTTTGCATCGCCGGGGAGTGAAAGGTTACGTCACTGTTAATACGCTAGTTTTTACAGAGGAATTGCCAGAAGTCGAACAATATCTGCGATCAATTATTGCAGCAGGGGTAGATGCAGTAATTGTGCAGGATGTGGGTATTTGTCGCCTGATTCGGCATCTGTCGCCAGATTTCCCAATTCATGCATCAACACAAATGACTATCACCAGCGTAGCCGGGGTGGAGTTTGCCAGAAATCTGGGTTGTCAGTTGGTGGTGCTGGCACGGGAATGTTCGATTCAAGAATTAAACAAAATTCAGCAGCAGTTAAGGGATCGTCATTTCACGTTGCCGTTAGAAGTATTTGTTCATGGTGCCTTATGTGTTGCGTATTCTGGTCAATGCCTTACCAGTGAATCGCTCGGTGGGCGTTCTGCTAACCGGGGAGAATGTGCCCAAGCTTGTCGAATGCCCTACGAATTGATAGCAGATGGAAAACTAGTAGATTTGGGCGATCGCAAATATCTCCTCAGTCCCCAAGATCTGGCTGGATTAGAGGTGCTCCCCGACCTAATACAAGCGGGTGTTACTTGTCTCAAGATTGAAGGACGCTTGAAAAGTCCAGAATACGTAGCCAACGTGACACGAGTGTATCGGCAAGCGCTGGAACAGCTGAAAAGTCAGAAGGTGGAAGGCAATGGTCAGGAGTTAGAAGTCAGGAGTCAGAAGTCAGGAGATGCAGTTGGTCAGGGCGATAAGGGGGGTGGAAAAGATCGGGTAAACCAGAGGAAATTGTCCTCACCCTCTCGATTGTCTATCGTCTCTCGCGAGCGCTATCAGTTAGAAATGGCGTTTTCTCGTGGTTTATACACTGGGTGGTTTAAGGGCATTAACAATCAAGAATTGGTGCATGGACGATTTGGCAAGAAGCGTGGTTTTTACCTGGGTGAAGTCATCCGGATTCAAAACGATAAAGTCATGCTTCGTCTCGCCTCTACTTTCAACCCCCAACCTCTAACGTCTAGCCCCTTTCCCCTTAAACCCGGTGATGGAGTGGTATTCGACAGTGGACATCCTGAAACTGAAGAAGCAGGGGGGCGCATTTATGCCGTAGAGCAACGGGGACAGGACGCGATTTTAACATTTGGACGAGGGAATGTGGATTTGCGCAAGATAAACGTGGGCGATTGCGTCTGGAAAACGAGTGACCCGGAACTGGATAAACACTTGCGCCAGAGCTATGCCGGAGATACTCCTAAATTTCAACGTCCGATTCAGATTGAAGTGCATGGCGAAATTGGGCAGCCACTAGTGGCAATTGCGCGGGATGAATTGGGTCATGTGGTGCAGGTGGAATCAGAAATGTCACTCATGTTGGCGGAAAAGCAACCGTTGACTACGGAACGTTTGCAAGAACAGTTCAGTCGCCTTGGAAATACTCCATTTCGCCTAGAGCAGTTGAGCAATCAGCTACAGGGTAATGTGCTGCTGCCAGTGAGTGAACTAAACCGCTTACGGCGTGAGATTGTGACTCAATTGGAAAAGATGCGATCGCATCCGAAACGCTGGCAGTTGCAATCGTCGGTTTCCTGGAAAGATCTATTACCGTCTAATGATTCGACTGGGGCAAATTGTCAGTCATCTCCACAGAAACCAGAGTTAATCGTTTTGGTGCGCAATCTTGCCCAACTTCAGGCGGCATTGCAAGCTGGTGTAATCACTCTCTACTGCGAATTTGAAGACCCTCGAATTTATCAAGAAGCCATGCGGATGAAGGCAGAAGATCGATATTCTTCGTCTCCCTCTCCGCAAATCTTTGTAGCCTCACCCCGCATCACAAAACCGGGCGAAAATTGGATTCTAAAACAAGTGCGGAGTTGTAATGCGGACGGATATTTAATTCGCAATTACGATCAGCTTCAATTCTTTAGAGGCGATCGCTGCATTGGTGATTTTTCCTTGAATGTGGCAAACCCACTCACTGCCAGTTACTTTAAGCAGGAGTTTGGACTGGAACGACTTACCGCTTCCTATGATTTAAATATTCAACAATTAGAAAACTTATTGAAGCACTCTCCTCAGAACTGGTTTGAAATCACAATTCATCAGCATATGCCGATGTTTCATATGGAGCATTGTGTGTTTTGTGCGTTCTTATCAGATGGAACGGATTACACGAACTGTGGTCGTCCCTGTGAAACTCATGAGGTGAAGTTACGCGATCGAGTGGGGACAGAGCATATTCTCCTGGCAGATGCCGGATGTCGAAATACCGTGTTCAATGGTGTGCCTCAAACTGGAGCAGAATCAGTCAGGCGGTTGTTGCAATTAGGTCAACGTCAGTTTCGAGTTGAGTTCTTAAATGAATCACCAACACAAGTGACTAAGACAATTCAGCACTATCGAAACCTGTTGCAAGGAACAATCACAGGTACTCAACTCTGGAAAGAATTGAAACTCCACAGTCAGTTGGGGGTGACCAGAGGTGCGATCGCAATTTAG
- a CDS encoding hypothetical protein (IMG reference gene:2510094536), with protein MPRFNPYTLQMQITRMFQQGQSFFAITKVQDWLKERNEDPNAYDVQFHEKPAPPGSGEVMVIEIELKRKDGQLVDPWLQQEVNRHS; from the coding sequence ATGCCTCGATTCAATCCCTACACGCTACAGATGCAAATCACACGGATGTTCCAGCAGGGGCAGTCATTTTTTGCAATTACAAAGGTGCAAGACTGGCTCAAGGAACGCAATGAAGATCCCAATGCTTACGACGTTCAGTTTCATGAAAAACCTGCTCCTCCTGGCTCAGGAGAAGTCATGGTGATTGAGATTGAGCTAAAACGAAAAGATGGACAACTCGTTGACCCCTGGCTTCAGCAAGAGGTTAACCGACATTCATAA
- a CDS encoding hypothetical protein (IMG reference gene:2510094534): MSRKKKIEPLTGEALLKKVKELESLSKEEKAKECGYYTMTKNGVERVNMMKFLNALIDAEGIELDGKASPNGRGGRSASYRISVQSNGNLLIGAAYTKQMDLKPGDEFEISLGRKHIHLKQIDQD; this comes from the coding sequence ATGTCTAGGAAAAAGAAAATCGAGCCTCTAACAGGCGAAGCTCTCCTTAAAAAAGTTAAAGAGCTAGAGAGCTTAAGTAAGGAAGAAAAAGCAAAAGAATGTGGCTACTACACAATGACTAAAAATGGTGTAGAGCGGGTCAATATGATGAAGTTTCTGAATGCTCTAATTGATGCTGAAGGAATTGAGCTAGACGGAAAAGCAAGTCCAAATGGTCGTGGAGGGCGGAGTGCTAGCTATCGGATTAGTGTTCAATCAAATGGGAACTTATTGATTGGCGCTGCTTATACAAAACAGATGGATTTGAAGCCAGGAGATGAATTTGAAATCTCTCTAGGGCGTAAGCATATTCATTTGAAGCAGATCGACCAAGACTAA